The genomic stretch AGAGCAGAACATGGTTCATCCATGAGTATAACTTCTGGTTGAACAGCGATCGCTCTGGCAATACATAATCTTTGCTGTTGTCCACCAGAGAGAGACAAACCACTTTGGTTAAGCTTATCTTTCACCTCATCCCACAAAGCTGCTTGTCGCAGACTCCGTTCTACCAATTCATCAATATTGCCTCTGTAGCCATTAATTCTAGCACCAAAAGCAATATTTTCTTTAATGGATTTGGGAAAAGGGTTTGGTCTTTGAAACACCATCCCGATGCGACGACGTACTTCTACCGGATCGATTTCAGGTGCATACAAATTCCTATCGTAAAAATAAACCTTACCTTCGGCACGAAATGAATCAATCAAATCGTTAAGACGATTATAGCAACGTAATAATGTACTCTTACCACAACCAGAAGGTCCAATAAAAGCTGTAACTTGATTTTTGGGAATATCTAACCAAATATTCTGTACAGCTAAAAAGTTCCCGTAATAAATGTTGAGGTTTTCTGTGCGTAAAACCGTTTCAGTACCATTCATCGTACTAGCGTTAGTAGCCATAAATAGTTTAGGGTTGGGTTGTAAAGATGATTTAGGCATCCTGTTGATGATATTTTGTTAAGCTTTTTGCCTGGTTGCCCAGCGAGCGATGATACTTGTAATCAGAACCATCAAAACCAAAATCAGAGAAGCTGCCCAAGCTAATGACTGCCAATTTTGGAATGGTGAAATGGCGAAGTTGTAAACTAAAACCGCGAGAGAAGCTGTAGGTTTGAGCAAACCATCAGGCCAAAAAGATGAAAAGAGCGCAGTAAACAGTAATGGTGCTGTTTCTCCTGATGCTCTGGCGATCGCTAAAGTGGAACCAGTGACAATTGCTGGTAAAGCCGATGGTAATACTACCTGTGTTACGGTTTGAAAGTTGGTTGCTCCTAACCCTAAAGACGCTTGTCGTAAATCTTGGGGTACTAGCTGTAAAGCCTCATCTGTAGTACGGATAATAATTGGTAACATTAAAATTGCTAAGGCAAACCCACCACCCAAAGCCGAGTAAGAGCCTAACTTTAGATTTGTCAAAGTTAAAACTACAATACCATAGGCAAATACACCAACAATAATCGAGGGAACTCCACTCAATACATTAGTAGCAAAGCGTACCCATCGAGCAATTTTACCAGCACTAAACTCTGTCAAATAGATAGCCGCTAAGACCCCAGTAGGTATACTGATTACAGCTGCAATACCAACCATCAGCAAAGTTCCCAAAATGGCATTACCGAAGCCGCCACCCTGTCGAAAAGGAGCAGGAGGTAGTTGAGTAAATACACTTATATTGATACTGCTAAAGCCTTTAAACAGCACATAAGAAAGCACAGCTAACAAAGGAAACAGCGCCAAGGCTCCACAAATAAATGCTACGACGGTCATCACCGTGTTAAATAAGGTTCGCAAAGACGTAGGGGAGCGAGTTAGTCTGCTTTCGGGAAAAAGAGAAGTCATAATTCAACAGTCAGAGAAAACCATTGGATAATTAAGTTTGAGAATTTGAGCTTGTCATTATGCTCTAGATAACTGCTGTAACTAAAGTCGCGTAACCCGGAGAACGATAAACTCTGCCAGAATATTAACTACCAAAGTTAATATAAACAGTACCAAAGCAGCGTACATCAAAGCGGCAACTTGCAAACCACTAGCTTCAGAAAATTGATTTGCCAGCAGTGAGGAAATAGTATTGGATGGAGCTAACAAGGAAATATTAATATTGTTAGAATTACCAATTAACATGGTGACAGCCATTGTTTCACCCATTGCTCGGCCGAGTGCTAACATGACTGCGCTAACAATGCCAGAAAAAGCAGCAGGGATGAGAACTTGAAAAATTGTTTCCCAACGGGTTGCTCCCAGTCCTAAGGCTGCTTGACGTAAACTAGGAGGGAGAGAAATTAAAGCATCGCGGGATATAGCAGTGATGATTGGCAACGTCATAATTGCTAATATCACTCCTGCGGGTAACATTCCTGGTCCTGTAGGTGGGGAACTAAAAATTGGTATCCAACCCAGAGAATTGTGCAGCCATTTTCCCAAATCAGTTAAAATCGGGACTAAAACAAAAATGCCCCATACACCGTAGACAACACTGGGAATAGCAGCTAGTAGTTCTACTAAAAATACCAGTACGAGACGCACTTGAGATGGCAGAAAATTCTCACTTAATAAAACTGCCGTACCAACGCCGATAGGTACAGCTAACAACAGTCCAATAAAAGAACTCATCAGAGTCCCATAAACTGCGGGTAAGACTCCATAAGTGTCATTAACTGGGTTCCAACTGCTTTTGACTAAAAAGCCAACACCAAATTTTTGAATAGCAGGCCAAGCGCCAATAGCCACTTGTAAGGCAATCCATAATAGAATAGCAGCGATCGCCAAAGCAAAAATTCGGGTCAACCAAATAAAGCCTCGATCTAGAGATTTGTCAAGTTCCGAGCGTTTTTTAATTTCTGATGAGAGGTTCTGAAAATTTGTAGTCATGAATACTGACTGTAAAAATAAAATCGGAAAAAATGTGAGAGGGAACCACACTTACTGCAAATTATTGCTTCCTTGCTGTTTGGATTTGACATACTGGATCATCAGGGTTCCCAACTGATTCGTTAATTCAATGGTTGAATGTTTTGAGACTAGATGGAAGAGTGAGACTACTTACTCGCACTAGTAGCGCCACCAACAGCAATTTTATAATCAGGACTGATTTGATCAGCAGCTGAAGCCACCTTAGCAATGACATTTGCTGGTAGTGGCACATAACCTAATTCACCAGCCAGCTTTTGTCCATCTGTCAAAGCATACTCGATTGTCGCTTCCATTGCTTTGGCTTTGGCCGCATCAGGATACTTTTTATAAGCCAGAATCCAAGTATAACTGACAATGGGGTAAGAATCTGCACCTTCTGGATCAGAAATAAAGGCACGGAGATTTTCTGGTAATATTACAGCTGCTAGAGTTTTAGAAGCTGATTCCTCGTTTGCGGTAATAAATTTACCACTCTTATTTTCCAAGGCAGCAAACTTAAGATTACTTTGTTTGGCGTAACCATATTCTATGTAACCAATTGCACCTTGAGTTTGTTGGATTTGGGCAGTGACACCTTCATTACCCTTACCACCAACTCCCACTGGCCATTTTACACTTTTACCCTCACCAACTTTAGTTTTCCATTCTGGACTAATGGCGTTCAGATGTTTTGTGAACACCCCTGTAGTACCACTACCATCAGAACGAAACACAACAGCGATGGGTAGATTTGGTAACTTGGCTTCAGGATTAGCTTTAGCGATCGCTGGATCATCCCAAGACTTGATTTTACCTAGTAGAATATCAGTGTATAAGGCTCGTGACAGTTTCAGTTCAGGAACATCTGGCAAATTATAAGCCAGAACAATACTACCAGCAGTTACAGGCAGCAAAAGAACGCCTTTATCTTGTTGTATTTTGGCGATTTCTTCATCCTTCATCGCTACATCACTAGCACCAAAGTCTACAGTACCTTTAGTAAACTGCTCCACCCCAGCACCGCTACCCACTGACTGATAGTTAACTTGCAAACTTGGATATTTTTTGTTCAAATCAGTAAACCAAGTTTGGTAAAGTGGTGCGGGAAAAGATGCACCAGCACCAGTCAAGGTAACATTTCCACCCAAGTCCAATTTAGCAGGACTAGAGGCAGTAGTATTTTGAGTATTTCCTGAGTTCTCGGTAGCAGCGTTATCTGGGCTTGACTCTCCCCCACAAGCTGCTAAACCCAGTGTCAGTGCTAATACGGTGATTGCAGTTTTTAGGCGGGGATTTTTAACGGGCATTTGACGTAATAGCATTGCTGTCCAAATTTTGTAAATTGCCAGATGAGCGCCTCTAACATATCGCTAAATGTTTAATCTTAGGTAAACAAAAGGTTAACCAACCACAAATTTTCTGTTTTCCTGGCTCTGATTGGTTACAGTTTAGATTTTTCCCTATACTGGTTGCTGTTAGTCTTTGGCCTTTTCCTGTTGCCTGATAAATGTTTGCTGCTTCCAATCAATTATTATGGTCCATGATTGGCTTACTCCTGACAATGGGTGGCACGTTCCTAGAAGCCTATGGCACTACCTTACCTTGGAGTTGGAGTCAGCAAGGAATTAAAACCTTTTCTTTAGGAGTTAGCTATCAAATTGGTGCGGTGCTGTTGGTAGGTTGTTTAGGAGGTAAAAATGCTGGTGCGCTTTCGCAGATTGCTTATTTAGTCATGGGATTAACTTTATTGCCTGTATTTGCCGAAGGAGGCGGTATAGGTTATGTTAAACTATCTCAGTTTGGCTATTTGCTCGGTTTTATTCCAGGAGCTTGGATTTGCGGCTATTTTGCCTTTAAAGCCAGACCTCGGTTAGAAACCTTGGCTTTTAGCTGTATTTGCGGATTGTTAACCGTCCACATCTGCGGTATTGCTTATTTAATGATCAGTTATATTTTTCCCTCGCAAGTTGCAGACCATCTGCCTTTAATGCAAGCAATCCTCAAATATTCCTGGTTTTCACTACCTGGACAACTGGTTGTCGTCTGCGCTGTCACCATAGTAGCTTATGTACTAAGACATATAATGTTCTATTAGTCAATCGTCAATTATCAGTTGTCTAATGACTAATGACTAATGACTAATGACTAATGACTAATTGACTAATTTACCATGCGCTTAAAAAATCACCTCTTTTGGATTGCTGCCTTCACTGCTTTTTTTACAGACCAACTGACAAAATACTGGATAGTGAAAACTTTTGCTTTAGGACAAACACTACCACTGCTCCCAGGAATATTTCACTTTACTTATGTCACAAACACCGGTGCAGCTTTTAGTCTTTTAAGTGGGAAAGTCGAGTGGTTGCGCTGGTTATCCTTGGGAGTGAGTTTAGTATTGATAGCGATCGCATCTTTTGGACCACTGTTAAACTTTTGGGAGCAGTTAGGTTATGGTTTAATTTTAGGTGGAGCTATAGGTAATGGTATTGATAGATTTGCGTTAGGCTACGTCGTTGATTTTCTCGATTTTCGCCTCATTAACTTTGCAGTATTTAATATGGCTGATTCTTTTATTAGTATTGGTATTGTTTGCCTTTTAATTGCTTCTTTTCAAAACACACCAACTTCTAGTCACAGAACACGCTAACAAAATACCAGCCCAAGTTGCTAATTATCATTTATCAGTTATCACAGTTCACTGACTCCTGACTAACAACTTGCATTACTACCAAAAATTTAAATCTCTATCGCCAATCCCAGCGGTTTTTTGACATTTAAAAAGCCGCTGATTCAGTGATAGAGACTATTTTTGTTGATGCAAAGTTTTAAAAAATCCCCTGATTGAACAAATAAATGTAGCGAGAGTTGTTCGTTAAGGAGTGGGAGTCTGAGTTAAATAATTCAGGTTTACATACCAGATGGGGGAGTTTGTGGCAAAATATTTACAGGAACTTGCTCAGTCAAACCTCCCCCTTGTTCACCACTGTTACCTTTCCCAAACTCCGGTGAAGAGGAACTTTCTGGAACTGGAGTTGGTTGGCTGGAATTATCAGGTGATGGGGTAGTTGGTGTTAATGGTGCTGGAGTTAGTTGGCTGGAATTATCAGGTGATGGGGTAGTTGGTGTTAATGGTGCTGGAGTTGGTTGGCTGGAATTATCAGGTGATGGGGTAGTTGGTGTTAATGGTGCTGGAGTTGGTTGGCTGGAATTATCAGGTGATGGGGTAGTTGGTGTTAATGGTACTGTGGTAGTATCTAAATTGGTGTTGTTATTAATAGAATTAGTTTCTGGTGCTGTAGCAGGAGTAATAAAATTGGCATCAAGCGGTATGCCACCTGGACAACGGGAATTAAGGGGGAAACGTTCACAGAGAATTTTCATCCCTTCTAGTGACATTTTAATTTCCGTTGGTGAAACAATCGATGAGTTACTCGATTCTGCGAACAGGGATTTACTTGATTCAGCCATAGCAACATTGCTGGTAAGTGCCAAAGTCATGGCTGTACCAATCAGCGTCAGAGATTTTCCCTTCATTCTGAAATTAACCTCAAGGTCAACGGAACACTTCGCTAATTAAATCAAACTCTTGATAGGACAAAATCTGTCTAAAGGAAGATGTAAAATTTTCTGGTTAGTAGTAATTAAGTTTGGTGATGGTAGCATTTAAATCTTTTGTTGATTTTTGAGCAGTTTTTAGCAATACATAACTAGATCTAGTATTTCCATCTTTGCAACTATTTATATTAGATAAAATGAGCATTTCATGGGAGTGACAATAATTTTTCTAATCAGAACTCAGTGCAAAAAATCACAAATAAATTTTCCTGAATCCAGAAAATGTAGTATAATGACTAACTTATAAAATTCAGTATAAAGAATTTATTTTTGGCTTGTGAGTAAAATGGTGTCAGACTAGCATTAAAATTGCGATCCGTGCGATTCTGTCTTCACTAACAGCTGTGATGTGATATAGCCGATGAGTTCTCCGCAACCGCCCCAAAAGCCACAAACCTTACTTGGTCAACTGACGCAAGCAGTAAACACTATTCAAGCCAGGGTAGATTTTTCCAAACTGGCGCTCAAGCCTAATGCCAAAGTACCGGAACTCTGGGTGCAGGATGCGGGAGCGGATAAAGCGGAAATATATCCCCTGTTGGGCGATCGCTATATACTAGGGCGTAGTTCCAAATCCTGCGATATTGTCGTCCGCAACCCAGTAGTCAGCCAAATTCACCTGTCCCTGTCGCGGGATTCCAGCCAAAGGATTCCCACTTTCACCATCAAAGATGAAAATTCCACCAATGGCATTTATCTAGGAAAGCGACGAGTCACTTCCCTAGAACTGCGTGATGGCGATGTCTTCACCTTGGGACCACCAGAACTGGCTGCCTCAGTGCGTCTGCAATACGTCGATCCGCCTCCCTGGTATATTAAGGCCGCGACATGGGGATTTTATGGTGTTGGTGGTGTCAGCGCCTTATTCGCCCTAGCTATAGGTCTAGAATGGACAAAATTTTCCGTCAGCCCCCTGCCTACAGCCACACGCGCCCCTGTAGTCGTTTACGCGCGTGATGGTTCCACACCACTGAGGGAACCCCGGAACATTGCTCACGTGGACTTAAAACAGTTGTCAGACTTTGGTCCCTACCTATCCGCTGCTGTAGTCGCTTCTGAGGATAGTCGTTATTACTGGCATTTTGGGGTTGACCCGTTAGGGATTTTGCGAGCCGTATTAATTAATAGCCGCACAGGTGGCGTACAGCAAGGAGCCAGCACAGTTACTCAGCAAGTGGCCCGCAGTTTATTCCGTGAATATGTAGGTAGACAAGATTCCTTGGGGC from Anabaena sphaerica FACHB-251 encodes the following:
- the pstB gene encoding phosphate ABC transporter ATP-binding protein PstB, coding for MATNASTMNGTETVLRTENLNIYYGNFLAVQNIWLDIPKNQVTAFIGPSGCGKSTLLRCYNRLNDLIDSFRAEGKVYFYDRNLYAPEIDPVEVRRRIGMVFQRPNPFPKSIKENIAFGARINGYRGNIDELVERSLRQAALWDEVKDKLNQSGLSLSGGQQQRLCIARAIAVQPEVILMDEPCSALDPISTLRVEELIHELKKQYTIVIVTHNMQQAARVSDKTAFFNVKTSDKGGRTGYLVEYAPTELIFNDPQQEDTKAYISGRFG
- the pstA gene encoding phosphate ABC transporter permease PstA; its protein translation is MTSLFPESRLTRSPTSLRTLFNTVMTVVAFICGALALFPLLAVLSYVLFKGFSSINISVFTQLPPAPFRQGGGFGNAILGTLLMVGIAAVISIPTGVLAAIYLTEFSAGKIARWVRFATNVLSGVPSIIVGVFAYGIVVLTLTNLKLGSYSALGGGFALAILMLPIIIRTTDEALQLVPQDLRQASLGLGATNFQTVTQVVLPSALPAIVTGSTLAIARASGETAPLLFTALFSSFWPDGLLKPTASLAVLVYNFAISPFQNWQSLAWAASLILVLMVLITSIIARWATRQKA
- the pstC gene encoding phosphate ABC transporter permease subunit PstC; its protein translation is MTTNFQNLSSEIKKRSELDKSLDRGFIWLTRIFALAIAAILLWIALQVAIGAWPAIQKFGVGFLVKSSWNPVNDTYGVLPAVYGTLMSSFIGLLLAVPIGVGTAVLLSENFLPSQVRLVLVFLVELLAAIPSVVYGVWGIFVLVPILTDLGKWLHNSLGWIPIFSSPPTGPGMLPAGVILAIMTLPIITAISRDALISLPPSLRQAALGLGATRWETIFQVLIPAAFSGIVSAVMLALGRAMGETMAVTMLIGNSNNINISLLAPSNTISSLLANQFSEASGLQVAALMYAALVLFILTLVVNILAEFIVLRVTRL
- the pstS gene encoding phosphate ABC transporter substrate-binding protein PstS; the protein is MLLRQMPVKNPRLKTAITVLALTLGLAACGGESSPDNAATENSGNTQNTTASSPAKLDLGGNVTLTGAGASFPAPLYQTWFTDLNKKYPSLQVNYQSVGSGAGVEQFTKGTVDFGASDVAMKDEEIAKIQQDKGVLLLPVTAGSIVLAYNLPDVPELKLSRALYTDILLGKIKSWDDPAIAKANPEAKLPNLPIAVVFRSDGSGTTGVFTKHLNAISPEWKTKVGEGKSVKWPVGVGGKGNEGVTAQIQQTQGAIGYIEYGYAKQSNLKFAALENKSGKFITANEESASKTLAAVILPENLRAFISDPEGADSYPIVSYTWILAYKKYPDAAKAKAMEATIEYALTDGQKLAGELGYVPLPANVIAKVASAADQISPDYKIAVGGATSASK
- a CDS encoding biotin transporter BioY, translating into MFAASNQLLWSMIGLLLTMGGTFLEAYGTTLPWSWSQQGIKTFSLGVSYQIGAVLLVGCLGGKNAGALSQIAYLVMGLTLLPVFAEGGGIGYVKLSQFGYLLGFIPGAWICGYFAFKARPRLETLAFSCICGLLTVHICGIAYLMISYIFPSQVADHLPLMQAILKYSWFSLPGQLVVVCAVTIVAYVLRHIMFY
- the lspA gene encoding signal peptidase II, producing MRLKNHLFWIAAFTAFFTDQLTKYWIVKTFALGQTLPLLPGIFHFTYVTNTGAAFSLLSGKVEWLRWLSLGVSLVLIAIASFGPLLNFWEQLGYGLILGGAIGNGIDRFALGYVVDFLDFRLINFAVFNMADSFISIGIVCLLIASFQNTPTSSHRTR